A single region of the bacterium genome encodes:
- the rsmH gene encoding 16S rRNA (cytosine(1402)-N(4))-methyltransferase RsmH, protein MHIPVLLKEVIDYLDPKANKNFIDCTLGEGGHALAILEKNGPKGKVLGIERDSEIFKNTKYNPSTSSGLSRAESRDKILNTRYKNRLITVCDNFVNLKKIVNEQKFNEVSGILFDLGLSSWHLQECGRGFSFSKDEPLNMRLDGQQFKNELTAYQIVNCWSEEEIERTLRQYGGEKFAKRIAERICLARKAKPIESTKQLAEIVKKAVPPNYEKGRINPATRTFLALRIVVNQELENLEETLPQTLDVLEKNGKVLVISFNSLEDRLVKNFFRTKEKQGLIKILTKKPVVAGGKELEENPRSRSASLRAAKKL, encoded by the coding sequence ATGCACATCCCCGTCCTTTTAAAAGAGGTTATTGATTATCTTGACCCTAAAGCGAACAAAAACTTTATCGACTGCACTCTGGGGGAAGGCGGCCACGCCCTGGCCATCTTAGAGAAAAACGGACCTAAAGGAAAGGTCCTCGGCATAGAACGCGACTCGGAAATTTTCAAGAATACTAAATACAACCCTTCGACAAGCTCAGGGTTGTCCCGAGCGGAGTCGAGGGACAAGATACTAAATACCAGATACAAAAACCGCCTAATCACCGTCTGCGATAACTTTGTCAATTTAAAAAAGATTGTTAATGAGCAGAAATTCAACGAGGTCTCGGGCATCCTTTTCGACTTAGGGCTTTCCAGCTGGCACTTACAAGAGTGTGGCAGGGGATTCAGCTTCTCCAAAGATGAACCGTTGAATATGAGATTAGATGGTCAGCAATTCAAAAATGAATTAACGGCTTACCAAATCGTTAATTGCTGGTCAGAAGAAGAAATCGAAAGGACTTTGCGCCAATACGGCGGGGAAAAATTTGCAAAAAGAATTGCTGAAAGAATTTGCCTCGCCAGAAAGGCAAAACCAATCGAGAGCACCAAACAGCTGGCCGAGATCGTCAAGAAAGCCGTCCCTCCAAATTACGAAAAGGGAAGAATAAATCCGGCCACCAGAACCTTCCTGGCTCTAAGGATCGTTGTCAACCAAGAACTGGAAAACCTTGAAGAGACTCTGCCGCAGACCCTGGATGTCCTTGAGAAAAACGGCAAGGTTCTGGTCATTTCCTTCAACTCTCTCGAAGACCGCTTGGTCAAAAACTTTTTCAGAACCAAAGAAAAGCAAGGATTAATCAAAATCTTAACCAAAAAGCCGGTGGTCGCCGGCGGCAAAGAATTAGAAGAAAACCCCCGCTCGAGATCAGCCAGCCTCAGAGCGGCAAAAAAACTATGA